The following coding sequences lie in one Pseudomonadota bacterium genomic window:
- a CDS encoding HAD family hydrolase, translating into MPIQSSDPTITQKTAVFLDRDGTVIEEVGYLDDIRQLKLIPGAARAIGLLNKAGIPVIMITNQSGVARGYFSESLVEQLHQRLNKLLETKLAYLDAIYYCPHHPTKGTGPYRRACNCRKPHPGMVEQAIDDLQLGERRLFVVGDKCVDMELANQIRAEGILVLTGYGKKAQEQLAQKTGTRPAFIAIDLLQAVQWIISRLSA; encoded by the coding sequence ATGCCCATCCAATCATCAGACCCAACGATAACCCAAAAAACAGCGGTTTTCCTGGACCGTGACGGCACGGTTATCGAAGAAGTCGGCTACCTGGATGATATCAGGCAGCTCAAGCTCATTCCCGGAGCTGCCCGGGCTATTGGGCTGCTCAATAAGGCCGGAATACCGGTCATTATGATTACCAACCAGTCAGGAGTTGCCCGGGGTTATTTTTCTGAATCCCTGGTCGAACAACTGCACCAACGGCTCAATAAACTCCTGGAAACAAAATTGGCATACCTTGACGCTATTTATTACTGTCCCCATCACCCGACGAAAGGGACAGGACCTTATCGCCGCGCATGTAATTGCCGCAAACCTCATCCCGGGATGGTCGAACAGGCGATTGATGATTTGCAGCTGGGGGAACGACGATTATTTGTGGTGGGCGATAAATGTGTGGACATGGAACTTGCGAACCAAATCAGGGCTGAAGGCATCCTGGTACTGACCGGATACGGCAAAAAGGCACAGGAACAACTGGCACAAAAAACAGGAACAAGACCTGCGTTTATCGCCATTGACCTGTTACAGGCGGTACAATGGATTATCTCCCGGCTATCTGCTTAG
- the lpxK gene encoding tetraacyldisaccharide 4'-kinase, which produces MNKKTIHLLSQSLLYPASLGYRLAIYSRNLLYDFNLLSTTQASVPVICVGNLTVGGTGKTPMVSWLTDYFSRQGKKVAIMSRGYKRSGSQNPLVLLPGATNMRGVSELGDEAAMLHARHPQAALVLDADRSRGARAVCSRWQPDIIIMDDGFQHRRLRRSVNIVMIDSQRLFGNGLLLPAGPLREPISALQRADLLIFNKFDAQHTYFAKKSRKVFDFISPTRLFTASYHLRSLYNLKQPSRLLTVDQLQGKKILAFAGIANPDYFFQQLENIGIKLQRTLPFTDHMSYDRKSLQKISQTAAGCQLTVTTAKDAVKITAFPETCRLLPELLVADIDLQIEPQNRFIELLESRLSLGYSTPH; this is translated from the coding sequence ATGAATAAAAAAACCATCCACCTGCTTAGCCAAAGCCTCCTCTATCCAGCTTCCCTGGGCTACCGGCTGGCAATTTACAGCCGTAATCTGCTTTATGACTTCAACCTGCTCAGTACCACACAGGCGTCCGTACCCGTCATCTGTGTGGGCAACCTGACGGTCGGTGGCACTGGAAAAACCCCGATGGTCTCCTGGTTAACAGACTATTTCAGCCGTCAGGGGAAAAAGGTGGCAATCATGAGCCGGGGCTATAAACGCAGTGGCAGTCAGAACCCGCTTGTACTTCTCCCGGGGGCAACAAATATGCGTGGTGTCAGTGAACTGGGTGATGAAGCCGCCATGCTGCACGCCCGGCACCCCCAAGCCGCCTTGGTATTGGATGCTGACCGCAGCCGGGGAGCCCGGGCTGTTTGTTCCCGCTGGCAACCGGATATCATCATCATGGATGATGGTTTTCAGCACCGCCGGCTACGGCGTAGCGTGAATATTGTCATGATCGACAGCCAACGGCTTTTTGGCAATGGACTCCTGCTGCCGGCCGGCCCCTTGAGGGAACCGATTTCAGCCCTGCAAAGAGCGGACCTGCTAATTTTCAACAAGTTTGATGCCCAACATACATATTTTGCCAAAAAAAGTCGCAAGGTTTTCGATTTCATCTCGCCTACACGGCTGTTTACTGCCAGCTATCATCTCAGATCCCTGTACAACCTCAAACAGCCCTCCAGGCTGCTTACTGTTGATCAACTGCAAGGAAAAAAAATACTGGCTTTTGCCGGCATTGCCAATCCGGACTATTTTTTCCAACAGCTTGAGAATATAGGGATCAAACTGCAACGCACCCTTCCCTTTACTGACCACATGAGCTACGACCGGAAAAGTCTGCAGAAGATCAGCCAGACAGCCGCCGGCTGTCAGCTGACAGTAACCACCGCCAAAGATGCGGTAAAAATTACTGCTTTTCCTGAAACATGCCGGTTGCTGCCGGAATTGCTGGTTGCTGACATCGATTTGCAGATTGAACCGCAAAATCGTTTCATTGAGCTGCTTGAATCCCGCTTGTCATTAGGGTATAGTACCCCCCATTAA